Proteins from a single region of Leuconostoc gasicomitatum LMG 18811:
- a CDS encoding amino acid ABC transporter permease, protein MNSFFQPHLIWQYFPDVLSALPVTLLLTLVSTIIGVIVGAGIAYVKMENTPFLKQIAAVFTSFIRGTPILIQMFLVYYGLPFFLGYVGIDADDVNALVYLFITYGLNMAAFLSEIIRAALESVPATQREAALTSGYTKRQMYFKIIFPQAVIIAMPSFATMVISLLQDTSLAFTIGVIDVVGKAKALGTATFHTVEAYISAMIIFVILSFILERLFRWIEKRSNYSSRQMPIVATNPVIPVIEAPKTS, encoded by the coding sequence ATGAATAGTTTTTTTCAACCACACCTTATCTGGCAGTATTTTCCTGATGTACTATCTGCTTTGCCAGTGACATTACTACTAACACTGGTATCAACAATAATTGGTGTGATTGTTGGTGCCGGAATCGCATATGTCAAAATGGAGAACACGCCATTTTTGAAGCAAATTGCGGCAGTCTTTACCTCGTTTATCCGTGGCACACCAATTTTGATACAAATGTTTTTGGTTTATTACGGGTTACCGTTTTTCCTAGGTTATGTTGGTATTGATGCAGACGATGTTAACGCGCTCGTCTATCTATTTATCACCTATGGCTTAAATATGGCAGCATTTCTATCGGAAATTATTCGTGCAGCATTAGAAAGTGTTCCTGCCACACAACGTGAAGCAGCTTTAACTTCAGGCTACACCAAGAGGCAAATGTACTTTAAAATTATTTTCCCTCAAGCAGTAATTATTGCCATGCCAAGCTTTGCGACAATGGTGATATCTTTACTACAAGATACATCACTGGCGTTCACAATTGGTGTGATAGATGTTGTTGGAAAGGCTAAAGCTTTGGGTACTGCAACATTTCATACTGTAGAGGCTTACATTAGTGCCATGATTATATTTGTCATTTTAAGTTTCATTTTGGAAAGATTATTCCGTTGGATTGAGAAGCGAAGTAACTATTCTTCTCGTCAGATGCCAATTGTAGCCACTAATCCAGTCATACCTGTCATTGAAGCGCCAAAAACGAGTTAA
- a CDS encoding bacteriocin immunity protein yields MKENNILSDINKLLADNISQDEREILSHAKKELEKKSSFPRIISDLRGELTPLAVSQKLSKNVGTLYLKINSHEFQSKNFGGGLIMGWGQTF; encoded by the coding sequence ATGAAAGAAAACAATATTCTATCTGATATCAATAAGTTATTAGCAGATAATATTAGTCAGGACGAACGAGAAATTTTAAGTCATGCTAAAAAAGAACTAGAAAAAAAATCATCCTTTCCTAGGATCATTTCAGACCTCAGAGGAGAATTAACACCTTTAGCCGTAAGCCAGAAACTTTCTAAGAACGTTGGCACACTTTATCTAAAAATTAATAGTCATGAATTTCAAAGTAAAAATTTCGGAGGCGGGCTTATTATGGGTTGGGGCCAGACGTTTTAA